The following proteins come from a genomic window of Solwaraspora sp. WMMA2065:
- a CDS encoding PadR family transcriptional regulator has product MDQERRGQWLRGVLDLCVLAALHRHESYGYELAQSLQAAGLGPIKGGTLYPVLLRLQRTGLVDARWRAGSSGPARKYYRLTESGAQRLRQTTADWRSFATGVDTILQEVTTS; this is encoded by the coding sequence GTGGATCAGGAACGGCGGGGCCAGTGGCTGCGCGGGGTGCTCGACCTCTGCGTGCTCGCGGCGCTGCACCGGCACGAGTCGTACGGCTACGAGCTGGCCCAGTCGCTGCAGGCGGCCGGGCTCGGGCCGATCAAGGGCGGCACGCTCTACCCCGTACTGCTCCGGCTGCAACGGACCGGCCTGGTCGACGCCCGGTGGCGCGCCGGCAGCAGCGGCCCGGCCCGCAAGTACTACCGGCTGACCGAGTCCGGTGCGCAGCGGCTGCGCCAGACCACCGCCGACTGGCGGTCCTTCGCCACCGGTGTCGACACGATCCTGCAGGAGGTGACCACCTCGTGA
- a CDS encoding PP2C family protein-serine/threonine phosphatase — translation MPHPADRSLLHRTERWRGMPLALALIAVITVIDVLTQTSAVVLGFLSLAPLLAAAVEKTRRTALVTAVACFVALVAGLPSGMFGSLDHLLRSSVVFAVGIVSIYVARSRNLREARLRRMTEIAEVAQRAVLRAPPPQLGDVALVARYLSASEAANVGGDLFAVVDSPYGTRIIIGDACGKGLQAVQMSATVMGAFRQSAFVQPELSAVAADLDQAVYRDGVGTGQPAQFVTAALVQLTDDTLTVINCGHPAPALRPATGTLEILEPGDRHPPLGLRRHAPEPLRVTRPWQVGDRLLLYTDGLVEARNGRGEFLASDRVTACLELPDRQEVLDRVVAELQRHAGGQISDDAAMLLAERVAAD, via the coding sequence GTGCCGCACCCGGCCGACCGGTCGTTGCTGCACCGCACGGAACGCTGGCGTGGAATGCCGCTGGCGTTGGCGCTGATCGCGGTCATCACCGTCATCGACGTGCTGACCCAGACCAGCGCGGTCGTGCTCGGATTCCTGTCGCTGGCCCCGCTGCTCGCCGCCGCCGTCGAGAAGACCCGACGGACCGCACTGGTCACCGCAGTCGCCTGCTTCGTCGCGTTGGTCGCCGGGCTGCCCAGCGGCATGTTCGGCAGCCTGGACCATCTGCTGCGCAGCAGTGTCGTCTTCGCGGTCGGCATCGTGTCGATCTACGTGGCCCGGTCCCGGAACCTGCGGGAGGCCCGGCTGCGCCGGATGACCGAGATCGCCGAGGTTGCGCAGCGGGCGGTGCTACGCGCACCGCCGCCGCAGCTGGGCGATGTCGCCCTGGTCGCCCGGTACCTGTCCGCGTCCGAGGCAGCCAACGTCGGCGGTGACCTGTTCGCCGTCGTGGACAGCCCGTACGGGACCAGGATCATCATCGGGGACGCGTGCGGCAAGGGCCTGCAGGCGGTCCAGATGTCGGCCACCGTGATGGGTGCCTTCCGACAGTCCGCCTTCGTACAGCCGGAACTGTCCGCCGTCGCCGCCGACCTGGACCAGGCGGTGTACCGCGACGGAGTGGGTACCGGCCAGCCGGCGCAGTTCGTCACCGCCGCCCTGGTGCAGCTCACCGACGACACGCTGACCGTGATCAACTGTGGCCATCCGGCACCGGCACTGCGTCCCGCCACCGGGACGCTGGAGATCCTGGAGCCCGGTGACCGGCACCCGCCGTTGGGGCTGCGCCGCCACGCGCCGGAGCCGCTCCGGGTGACCCGACCCTGGCAGGTCGGGGACCGGCTGCTGCTCTACACCGACGGGTTGGTGGAGGCCCGCAACGGACGCGGCGAGTTCCTCGCCTCGGACCGGGTGACCGCGTGCCTGGAGCTGCCGGACCGGCAGGAGGTGCTGGACCGCGTCGTCGCCGAGCTGCAGCGGCACGCCGGCGGTCAGATCAGCGACGACGCCGCGATGCTGCTCGCCGAACGGGTCGCCGCCGACTGA
- a CDS encoding CBS domain-containing protein, translated as MTTVGEFMTARPFTMDASDMLTAAARQMRDADIGDIIVTNGSDIRGIVTDRDITVRAVASEMDPSMTQLSQIITEDVVVVSPYDDAVAAAELMRTYSVRRLPVVDDGRLVGVVSMGDLAVEWEPDSVLADISTDDPNN; from the coding sequence ATGACGACCGTCGGAGAGTTCATGACGGCCCGCCCGTTCACCATGGACGCCAGCGACATGTTGACGGCGGCGGCGCGGCAGATGCGGGACGCCGACATCGGCGACATCATCGTCACCAACGGGAGCGATATCCGAGGAATCGTGACCGACCGGGACATCACGGTCCGGGCGGTGGCATCCGAGATGGATCCGTCGATGACCCAGCTCAGCCAGATCATCACCGAGGACGTCGTGGTGGTGTCGCCGTACGACGACGCCGTCGCGGCCGCCGAGCTGATGCGGACCTACTCGGTACGGCGACTGCCGGTGGTCGACGACGGCCGCCTGGTCGGCGTGGTCTCCATGGGTGACCTCGCCGTCGAGTGGGAACCGGATTCGGTGCTGGCCGACATCAGCACCGACGACCCGAACAACTGA
- the ahcY gene encoding adenosylhomocysteinase has protein sequence MTVTLTADSAGSVSDFKVADLSLATFGRKEIELAEHEMPGLMALRREYAAQQPFKGRKIAGSLHMTVQTAVLIETLTALGADVRWVSCNIFSTQDQAAAAVVVGPNGTVDNPQGVAVYAWKGETLDEYWWCTEQMLTWPDGSGPDSIVDDGGDVTLLIHLGKQFEEAGAVPSTSETDSVEYGIILETLRRSLAANPTKYTEMAKPIIGVSEETTTGVNRLYELAREGNLLFPAINVNDSVTKSKFDNKYGIRHSLVDGINRGTDVMIAGKLAVICGYGDVGKGAVESLRGQGARIVVTEIDPICALQAAMDGLDVVTLDDVVERGDIFITTTGNKDIILADHMARMKHNAIVGNVGHFDNEIDMAGLAKLPGIEKVNVKPQVDEWRFPDGHSVIVLSEGRLLNLGNATGHPSFVMSTSFSNQVIAQVELYAKIGEYGKQVYVLPKHLDEKVARLHLDAFGAKLTVLTKAQADYIGVDVAGPYKPEHYRY, from the coding sequence GTGACCGTCACTCTGACCGCCGACAGCGCCGGATCGGTCAGCGACTTCAAGGTCGCCGACCTGTCCCTGGCGACCTTCGGTCGCAAGGAGATCGAGCTCGCCGAGCACGAGATGCCCGGGCTGATGGCACTGCGCCGTGAGTACGCCGCCCAGCAGCCGTTCAAGGGCCGCAAGATCGCCGGATCGCTGCACATGACTGTGCAGACGGCGGTGCTGATCGAGACGTTGACCGCGCTCGGGGCCGACGTGCGCTGGGTCTCCTGCAACATCTTCTCCACCCAGGACCAGGCCGCCGCGGCGGTCGTCGTGGGCCCGAACGGCACGGTCGACAACCCGCAGGGTGTCGCGGTGTACGCCTGGAAGGGTGAGACGCTCGACGAGTACTGGTGGTGCACCGAGCAGATGCTCACCTGGCCGGACGGCAGCGGACCGGACTCGATCGTCGACGACGGCGGCGACGTGACCCTGCTGATCCACCTCGGCAAGCAGTTCGAGGAGGCCGGCGCGGTGCCCTCCACCTCGGAAACCGACTCGGTCGAGTACGGCATCATCCTGGAGACGCTGCGCCGCTCGCTGGCCGCGAACCCGACCAAGTACACCGAGATGGCCAAGCCGATCATCGGGGTCTCCGAGGAGACCACCACCGGTGTGAACCGCCTCTACGAGCTGGCCCGCGAGGGCAACCTGCTCTTCCCGGCGATCAACGTCAACGACTCGGTCACCAAGAGCAAGTTCGACAACAAGTACGGCATCCGCCACTCGCTGGTCGACGGGATCAACCGGGGCACCGACGTGATGATCGCCGGCAAGCTCGCGGTGATCTGCGGCTACGGCGACGTCGGCAAGGGTGCCGTGGAGTCGCTGCGCGGCCAGGGGGCCCGGATCGTGGTGACCGAGATCGACCCGATCTGTGCGCTGCAGGCGGCGATGGACGGTCTCGACGTGGTGACCCTGGACGACGTCGTCGAGCGGGGTGACATCTTCATCACCACCACCGGTAACAAGGACATCATCCTGGCCGACCACATGGCGAGGATGAAGCACAACGCGATCGTCGGCAACGTCGGGCACTTCGACAACGAGATCGACATGGCCGGCCTGGCGAAGCTGCCGGGGATCGAGAAGGTCAACGTCAAGCCGCAGGTGGACGAGTGGCGTTTCCCGGACGGCCACTCGGTGATCGTGCTCTCCGAGGGGCGGCTGCTGAACCTCGGCAACGCGACCGGTCACCCGAGCTTCGTGATGTCGACGTCGTTCTCCAACCAGGTCATCGCCCAGGTTGAGCTGTACGCCAAGATCGGCGAGTACGGCAAGCAGGTGTACGTGCTGCCCAAGCACCTCGACGAGAAGGTGGCCCGGCTGCACCTGGACGCGTTCGGCGCCAAGCTGACCGTGCTCACCAAGGCCCAGGCGGACTACATTGGCGTCGACGTGGCCGGCCCGTACAAGCCGGAGCACTACCGCTACTGA
- a CDS encoding NAD(P)/FAD-dependent oxidoreductase — protein sequence MKRPRIVIAGAGFAGYQAARTLSRLARGSAEIVLINPTDYFLYVPLLPEVASGVLEPRRVTVSLPDTLPGVRVVLGEIDQIDLPGRRICYVDGEGDRAELSYDRLIVSIGSVNKLLPIPGANEHAHGFRTLPEALYLRDHLTRQIELADFSDDSAERAARCTFVVVGAGYTGTEVAAHCVTATDLLVRRHPRLAGQQVRWLLLDLADRVLPELDQRMSVTAQKVLDARGVETRFGTSVREATSDGVHLSDGEFIPTRSLIWCVGVRPDPVVDDLGLTTLKGRLVVDEFLAVPQHPEVYACGDAAAVPDPNRPGEVTPMTAQHAVRQGKLAAQNVAASYGHGSFRPYRHKDLGFVVDLGGAQAAANPLHVPISGPLAKAVTRGYHLASIPGNRIRVAADWTLESLLSRQGVQLGLVPPSAVPLDTASPELVHPVGR from the coding sequence ATGAAGCGACCACGGATCGTCATCGCGGGTGCCGGCTTCGCCGGCTACCAGGCTGCCCGTACCCTGTCCCGGCTGGCCCGGGGGTCCGCCGAGATCGTCCTGATCAACCCGACCGACTACTTCCTGTACGTGCCGCTGCTGCCCGAGGTCGCCTCGGGTGTGCTGGAGCCCCGCCGGGTCACCGTCTCGCTGCCGGACACCCTGCCCGGCGTACGGGTGGTGCTCGGCGAGATCGACCAGATCGACCTGCCGGGCCGGCGGATCTGTTATGTCGACGGTGAGGGCGACCGGGCCGAGCTGAGTTACGACCGGCTGATCGTCTCCATCGGCAGTGTCAACAAGCTGCTGCCGATCCCCGGCGCCAACGAGCACGCGCACGGCTTCCGGACCCTGCCGGAGGCGCTCTACCTGCGCGACCACCTCACCCGGCAGATCGAACTCGCCGACTTCAGTGACGATTCGGCCGAGCGGGCCGCCCGATGCACCTTCGTCGTGGTCGGGGCCGGATACACCGGAACCGAGGTCGCGGCGCACTGTGTGACCGCCACCGACCTGCTGGTCCGCCGGCATCCCCGGCTGGCCGGCCAGCAGGTGCGCTGGCTGCTGCTCGACCTGGCCGACCGGGTGCTGCCCGAGCTGGACCAGCGGATGTCGGTCACCGCGCAGAAGGTCCTCGACGCGCGGGGCGTCGAGACCCGGTTCGGCACCTCGGTCCGCGAGGCGACCAGCGACGGGGTGCACCTGTCCGACGGGGAGTTCATCCCGACCCGGTCGCTGATCTGGTGTGTCGGGGTGCGCCCCGATCCGGTGGTGGACGATCTGGGACTGACCACTCTGAAGGGCCGGCTGGTGGTCGACGAGTTCCTCGCCGTACCGCAACATCCGGAGGTGTACGCGTGCGGTGACGCCGCCGCGGTGCCCGACCCGAACCGGCCGGGCGAGGTCACCCCGATGACCGCTCAGCATGCCGTCCGGCAGGGCAAGCTGGCCGCGCAGAACGTCGCCGCGTCGTACGGGCACGGTTCGTTCCGCCCGTACCGGCACAAGGATCTGGGGTTCGTGGTGGACCTCGGCGGCGCGCAGGCGGCGGCGAATCCGCTGCACGTGCCGATCTCCGGCCCGCTGGCCAAGGCGGTGACCCGGGGCTACCACCTGGCGTCGATCCCGGGCAACCGGATCCGGGTGGCGGCCGACTGGACGTTGGAGTCGTTGCTGTCGCGCCAGGGTGTGCAGCTCGGTCTGGTGCCGCCGTCGGCGGTGCCGCTGGACACCGCGTCGCCGGAGCTGGTGCACCCGGTCGGCCGCTGA
- a CDS encoding NADPH-dependent F420 reductase: MDSGDPSERETMMDIGIIGAGNVGSALARRLTEVGHQVTISASSPDSPRLAEATAGTGVTAGDAAQAADAELVVLAVPFTDIGDTLTGPVADALAGSTVIDVTNPLGPDHMSLRIGHDTSAAEQVAAMVPAANVVKAFNTVLAPNHARPVLGGVRQSVPVAGDDLAAKKTVQELGTQLGFDTVDAGPLSSARYLEPVAALLIQVAYGGGAGPTVGFALARD; the protein is encoded by the coding sequence ATCGACAGTGGCGACCCGTCGGAGAGGGAGACAATGATGGACATCGGCATCATCGGCGCCGGCAACGTCGGCTCGGCCCTGGCCCGGCGGCTGACCGAGGTCGGTCACCAGGTGACGATCTCTGCGTCCAGCCCGGATTCGCCGCGGCTGGCCGAGGCCACCGCCGGCACCGGGGTGACCGCCGGTGACGCGGCCCAGGCCGCCGACGCCGAGCTGGTCGTACTGGCGGTGCCGTTCACCGATATCGGTGACACGCTCACCGGGCCGGTCGCCGACGCGCTGGCCGGCAGCACTGTGATCGACGTGACCAACCCGCTCGGTCCGGACCACATGTCGCTGCGGATCGGGCACGACACATCCGCCGCCGAGCAGGTCGCCGCGATGGTTCCGGCGGCCAACGTGGTGAAGGCGTTCAACACCGTGCTCGCCCCGAACCACGCCCGGCCGGTGCTCGGCGGCGTACGGCAGTCGGTGCCGGTCGCCGGCGACGACCTGGCCGCCAAGAAGACCGTCCAGGAACTCGGCACCCAGCTGGGCTTCGACACGGTCGACGCCGGCCCGCTGTCCAGCGCCCGCTACCTGGAGCCGGTCGCCGCGCTGCTCATCCAGGTCGCCTACGGCGGCGGTGCCGGTCCGACGGTCGGTTTCGCGCTCGCCCGCGACTGA
- a CDS encoding GNAT family N-acetyltransferase, with translation MPQLHTSVMIRYATYTDTPQVAKTLVEAFLDTPESSWLIPDPVARRQVYQRFCPALIDYGLRQGSIYRTEDYSAVAVWRPCSLILPNPVEYEQLLDDTCGEYAYRFRLLDNALAERHPVGEHHYLAYLGVTPDRQGYGLGTALLNHRHAIFDTAGSAAYVVASSPGARDLYARLGYRLTATAPFHLPDGGPLLWPMWRQPQLARRYLN, from the coding sequence ATGCCCCAGCTCCACACGTCGGTGATGATCCGCTACGCGACCTACACCGACACCCCGCAAGTGGCCAAGACACTGGTGGAGGCATTTCTGGACACCCCCGAGTCGTCCTGGCTGATCCCGGACCCGGTCGCCCGTCGGCAGGTGTACCAGCGGTTCTGTCCGGCGTTGATCGACTACGGGCTGCGCCAGGGCAGCATCTACCGGACCGAGGACTACAGTGCGGTGGCGGTTTGGCGCCCGTGCAGCCTGATCCTGCCGAACCCGGTGGAGTACGAGCAGCTGCTCGACGACACCTGCGGTGAATACGCGTACCGGTTCCGGTTGCTGGACAACGCACTCGCCGAACGACACCCGGTGGGCGAGCACCACTACCTGGCGTACCTCGGGGTCACCCCGGACCGGCAGGGCTACGGCCTCGGTACGGCGTTGCTGAACCACCGGCACGCCATCTTCGACACCGCCGGCAGCGCCGCCTACGTGGTGGCCAGCAGCCCCGGCGCCCGAGATCTGTACGCCCGGCTCGGCTACCGGCTCACCGCCACGGCTCCGTTCCACCTGCCCGACGGCGGCCCGCTGCTCTGGCCGATGTGGCGCCAGCCGCAGCTGGCCCGCCGGTACCTGAACTGA
- a CDS encoding glycoside hydrolase family 3 N-terminal domain-containing protein, with the protein MPNDQALRRLALRTLLAAYPGTTVPQWAVDLVGDGLAGHTLFGGNVDRPGQLRAATDALRAARADVLVAIDEEGGDVTRLAHATGSPYPGNAALGAVDDPALTRQVYRAIGDELATCGANLDLAPTVDVNTADDNPIIGTRSFGADPALVATHAAAAVAGLADAGVAGCAKHFPGHGATVTDSHLELPTVDVPMAVLRRRDLPPFAAVVEAGTPAIMTAHIRVPALTGDAPATFSRAALTGLLRDEYGFAGVIVTDALEMRGATLAAGGIVPAAVAALAAGADLLCIGARVDHALVERVAAGIVAAIGDGTLPVGRVEQAADRVTALAAVVRPAADGTAGPADLGYAAARRAVRVEGTLDGLADALVVQLTAGSTIAEGRVPWGLGPHLGHARQLRVAPAEVTAEQVATAADGRPLVLVGRHLHRVPGAGDLIERLAARHPVAVVEMGWPSAWRPAGVRAFVTTYGASHANGRAAAEALGLAA; encoded by the coding sequence ATGCCGAACGACCAGGCTCTGCGGCGACTGGCGCTGCGCACCCTGCTCGCCGCCTACCCCGGCACCACCGTCCCGCAGTGGGCGGTGGACCTGGTCGGCGACGGGCTCGCCGGACACACCCTGTTCGGCGGCAACGTGGACCGACCCGGGCAGTTGCGGGCCGCCACCGACGCGCTGCGGGCCGCCCGGGCCGACGTGCTGGTCGCCATCGACGAGGAGGGCGGCGACGTGACCCGGCTGGCGCACGCCACCGGCAGCCCGTACCCCGGCAACGCGGCGCTCGGCGCGGTCGACGACCCGGCGCTGACCCGGCAGGTCTACCGGGCGATCGGCGACGAGCTCGCCACCTGCGGGGCGAACCTCGATCTGGCACCGACCGTCGACGTGAACACCGCCGACGACAACCCGATCATCGGCACCCGGTCGTTCGGGGCCGATCCGGCGCTGGTCGCCACGCATGCGGCGGCGGCCGTCGCCGGGCTGGCCGACGCCGGGGTCGCCGGCTGCGCCAAGCACTTCCCCGGCCACGGCGCCACGGTCACCGACTCGCACCTCGAACTGCCCACTGTCGACGTACCGATGGCGGTGCTGCGCCGGCGGGACCTGCCGCCGTTCGCCGCCGTGGTCGAAGCCGGCACCCCGGCGATCATGACCGCGCACATCCGGGTCCCGGCGTTGACCGGCGACGCGCCGGCCACCTTCAGCCGGGCCGCGCTGACCGGCCTGCTCCGCGACGAGTACGGCTTCGCCGGGGTGATCGTCACCGACGCGCTGGAGATGCGCGGCGCCACGCTGGCCGCCGGTGGGATCGTGCCGGCGGCGGTCGCCGCCCTGGCCGCCGGTGCCGACCTGCTCTGCATCGGCGCCCGCGTCGACCACGCACTGGTCGAACGGGTCGCGGCGGGCATCGTCGCCGCGATCGGCGACGGGACACTGCCGGTCGGCCGGGTCGAGCAGGCGGCCGACCGGGTGACCGCGCTGGCCGCCGTGGTCCGGCCGGCGGCGGATGGAACCGCCGGCCCGGCCGACCTGGGGTACGCCGCCGCCCGCCGCGCCGTCCGGGTGGAAGGCACCCTCGACGGGCTGGCCGACGCACTGGTGGTGCAGCTGACCGCCGGCTCGACGATCGCCGAGGGTCGGGTGCCGTGGGGCCTCGGACCGCACCTCGGCCACGCCCGGCAGCTGCGGGTGGCACCGGCCGAGGTGACCGCCGAGCAGGTCGCGACGGCCGCCGACGGCCGGCCGTTGGTGCTGGTCGGCCGGCACCTGCACCGGGTGCCCGGTGCCGGTGACCTGATCGAACGGCTGGCCGCCCGGCACCCGGTCGCGGTGGTGGAGATGGGCTGGCCATCGGCCTGGCGCCCGGCCGGGGTGCGTGCCTTCGTCACCACCTACGGTGCGAGTCACGCCAATGGCCGGGCCGCCGCCGAGGCCCTCGGCCTGGCCGCCTGA
- a CDS encoding aspartate-semialdehyde dehydrogenase, with the protein MRIGIVGATGQVGGVMRQVLEQRAVPVDELRLFASARSAGRTLPWRGSGIVVEDAATADYRGLDIALFSAGKATSKELAPRVAAAGAVVVDNSSAWRMDPDVPLVVAEVNPQAAADRPKGIIANPNCTTMAAMPVLRPLHEEAGLVSLVVSTYQAVSGAGLAGVAELDEQVRKVAEGAAALTFAGGAVEFPAPRSFAAPIAFNVLPLAGSIVDDGSDETDEEQKLRNESRKILGIPELRVSGTCVRVPVFTGHSLQINARFARPIDPRRAAELLADAPGVALSDVPTPLQAAGQDPTYVGRIRVDETVEHGLALFCANDNLRKGAALNAVQIAELLIAAAA; encoded by the coding sequence ATGAGGATCGGAATAGTCGGCGCGACCGGGCAGGTCGGTGGCGTCATGCGGCAGGTGCTGGAGCAGCGGGCGGTGCCCGTAGACGAGTTGCGGCTGTTCGCCTCGGCCCGCTCAGCCGGTCGGACCCTGCCGTGGCGCGGCAGCGGGATCGTCGTCGAGGACGCCGCCACCGCCGACTACCGCGGCTTGGACATCGCCCTCTTCTCGGCCGGCAAGGCCACGTCGAAGGAGCTGGCGCCACGGGTCGCGGCGGCCGGTGCCGTGGTGGTCGACAACTCGTCGGCCTGGCGGATGGATCCGGACGTACCGCTGGTGGTCGCCGAGGTCAACCCGCAGGCGGCCGCCGACCGCCCGAAGGGCATCATCGCCAACCCGAACTGCACCACGATGGCGGCGATGCCGGTGCTGCGCCCGCTGCACGAGGAGGCCGGCCTGGTCAGCCTGGTCGTCTCGACCTACCAGGCGGTCTCCGGCGCTGGTCTGGCCGGTGTCGCCGAGCTGGACGAGCAGGTCCGCAAGGTCGCCGAAGGGGCGGCGGCGCTCACCTTCGCCGGCGGCGCGGTGGAGTTCCCGGCGCCCCGGTCGTTCGCCGCGCCGATCGCGTTCAACGTGCTGCCGCTGGCCGGTTCGATCGTCGACGACGGCTCCGACGAGACCGACGAGGAGCAGAAGCTGCGCAACGAGAGCCGCAAGATCCTCGGCATCCCCGAGCTGCGGGTGAGCGGGACCTGCGTCCGGGTGCCGGTGTTCACCGGCCACTCGCTGCAGATCAATGCCCGGTTCGCCCGGCCGATCGACCCGCGACGGGCGGCTGAGCTGCTGGCTGACGCGCCCGGTGTGGCGCTGTCCGACGTGCCGACGCCGCTGCAGGCCGCCGGCCAGGACCCGACGTACGTCGGCCGGATCCGGGTCGACGAAACTGTCGAGCACGGCTTGGCGCTGTTCTGCGCCAACGACAACCTGCGTAAGGGCGCAGCCCTCAACGCGGTGCAGATCGCCGAGCTGCTGATCGCTGCGGCGGCCTGA
- a CDS encoding TraR/DksA C4-type zinc finger protein, which produces MSTELHGTRGTEWIEQVRVQLADQLDTHRAQLTELTADTGDPGEAHTRAALVVAARRGYDQTVEALNRIAEGRYGRCDRCGGEILRERLEILPHARYCVPCTR; this is translated from the coding sequence ATGAGCACCGAACTGCACGGCACCCGCGGCACCGAATGGATCGAACAGGTACGGGTGCAACTGGCCGACCAGTTGGACACGCACCGGGCCCAGCTGACCGAGCTCACCGCCGACACCGGCGACCCGGGTGAAGCGCACACCCGGGCCGCGCTGGTCGTCGCCGCCCGGCGCGGCTACGACCAGACCGTCGAGGCGTTGAACCGGATCGCCGAGGGTCGTTACGGCCGCTGCGACCGGTGCGGCGGCGAAATTCTCCGGGAACGGCTGGAGATTCTGCCGCACGCCCGGTACTGCGTGCCCTGCACGCGCTGA
- a CDS encoding pitrilysin family protein: MTIIAQRPGPGAARPYRFPDVVRRSVAGGEIVAAHLPGHRLAVATLLLDAGASREPVGREGLAGVLAKALEEGTETRDSAAYALVLESLGTELSISVDWDSFRVGVQVSTDRLGAAVELLTEAVRTPRLDPSDVERVRDDEATALRMYWANPGPRAEAALRADLFGADQRHGRPMSGDPESVAAVTVADVVDFHSAWFTRPGTLLVAGDLDLIDLDALGVAAFAGATGSPSQPGPPLPVTLRDHRRIILVDRPGAVQSTLRLGHPAPHRAHPDYVPMTLASTVLGGAFTSRLNHLIREVRGYTYGIRSDFGMSRRFGRFAVSSSVQTGVTAPALIDSVGEVSRTQADGVTEGELAVARSWRAGQLSVELQTPPAIASALGTLVVHGLPDDYHARLRDELLSATVEQVSAAAATHLQAEGLTLVVEGDAAKIRDELTASGLGELHDAD; encoded by the coding sequence GTGGCCGGTGGCGAGATCGTCGCCGCCCACCTGCCCGGCCACCGACTGGCGGTGGCGACCCTGCTGCTGGACGCCGGTGCCAGCCGGGAACCGGTCGGCCGGGAAGGGCTGGCCGGAGTTCTCGCCAAGGCACTCGAAGAGGGCACCGAGACCCGGGACTCGGCCGCGTACGCCCTGGTCCTGGAAAGTCTCGGCACCGAGTTGTCGATCTCCGTCGACTGGGACTCGTTCCGGGTGGGCGTGCAGGTCAGCACCGACCGGCTCGGCGCGGCCGTCGAGCTGCTCACCGAGGCGGTCCGGACCCCCCGGCTGGATCCGTCCGATGTCGAGCGGGTCCGCGACGACGAGGCGACCGCGCTGCGGATGTACTGGGCCAACCCGGGGCCGCGGGCGGAAGCCGCGCTGCGCGCCGACCTGTTCGGTGCCGACCAGCGGCACGGCCGGCCGATGAGCGGCGACCCCGAATCGGTGGCGGCGGTGACCGTGGCGGACGTCGTCGACTTCCACAGTGCGTGGTTCACCCGGCCCGGCACCCTGCTGGTCGCCGGCGATCTGGACCTGATCGACCTGGACGCGCTCGGCGTGGCCGCCTTCGCCGGGGCGACCGGCTCGCCGTCACAGCCCGGACCACCGTTGCCGGTCACCTTGCGGGACCATCGGCGGATCATCCTGGTCGACCGGCCGGGCGCGGTGCAGTCCACGTTGCGGCTCGGCCACCCGGCACCGCACCGGGCCCACCCCGACTACGTGCCGATGACCCTGGCCAGCACCGTCCTCGGTGGAGCCTTCACGTCGCGGCTCAACCACCTGATCCGTGAGGTACGCGGCTACACGTACGGCATCAGGTCGGACTTCGGGATGTCCCGCCGGTTCGGGCGCTTCGCGGTCAGCTCCAGTGTGCAGACCGGGGTCACCGCGCCCGCCCTGATCGACTCGGTCGGTGAGGTGTCCCGTACCCAGGCCGACGGGGTGACCGAGGGGGAGCTGGCGGTGGCCCGGTCGTGGCGGGCCGGTCAGCTCTCGGTCGAGCTGCAGACCCCGCCGGCCATCGCCAGCGCACTGGGGACCCTGGTCGTGCACGGGCTGCCCGACGACTACCACGCCCGGCTGCGCGACGAGCTGCTGTCGGCGACGGTCGAGCAGGTCTCCGCCGCCGCCGCCACCCACCTGCAGGCCGAAGGGCTGACCCTGGTGGTCGAGGGTGACGCGGCGAAGATCCGCGACGAACTGACCGCCTCCGGCCTGGGGGAGCTGCACGACGCCGACTGA